ttatttttaaccatgtcaaagaattatttcacctgtcggCGAATACGTTCCCCTCCAGTGTAGTTCTTATGACCCGTTGcgctcactgcctgtatccacttttgtgtccttaaacaatgttttttggggtcgacagcttataaaaacttctTTATGGGGGTTTTAGCTTGTTttctgtacaccttgtcacacagcagctttaggcattgttctgtttttttgtaaaaaaaaaaaagtcagaaaaggCAAGCAGGCAGCCTCACGAAATACAAACTCActggagacggttggattgttctccccggtgggcgtggttttcagattatgacGCGTTTAGACATACCTACCCAAGTGGGTTTGTCCAGGCGCGAATTTTGAATGAGAAAAAGCAACTGCACATTTAAAACCCTCACATACAGATTACAACATGTACCGACGGTAAGGCTTTCTCAATTTAAACTGCATTATGCGGAGTACACAACGTACGTTTTTTACTATAGTAAACTATAGTGTATTGTAGTATATtataacatatatttatattgggtaaagtaatttgtttatattaccacaacaaattaatttgtaGTACTTCACTATAGTATgtattactataaattattatagtatttttttttttttcacctgggaaggGGCGCATTTTTAACTCAAATGCTCTGTAAGTTTGCCATTCATTGACAGGTATGATAACGATACTAAAACCAACGAACTCTGTGGGTGCATGACGGTTTTGAATGAAACTAACGTTAGTATGTAAACAAGACAGTGCTGCTCAGAAGTGTTACACACCCCGTATGTGTGGcgtaataaatataatcagcCAATCACGTTTACTGCATTTTTCGAAATTTCATTCCTGTGGCTGACAGGATAGCgctgagtttttatttaattaattaattatctttatttttattatgatggcaaaatttttacatttttatggacTTGACATTACTCAggatatttcttttttttaatgttccctCATGGTTTTCAGGTGCTGTTTCATCTATCTGTTGGTGCTTTTAATAGATGCAGGTAAGAATAGAGCTAATTTAGTGTGCTCCAAATGATTGAGACAAGCCTACTATTGAAAATTCttgtattttgcatttttacgatttaaaactattttattccATTACAAATGAACAACATTACAAATAGAAATTGTGGGGAAATTCCtggattttcaatgttttatgcTTTTGGATCTCACTGTAAAATAATAGTGAACGATTAACTGTgtgtaaaactaaaaaaaaggtgttttctagCCTCTCTGCACAGGTTCGTTGAAGGTGATGAAGGAGGCTCTGTCGTTTTGCCGTGCAGCAAAAGCAGCATTGTACTTGAAGAAAAACACCTGACAGTCCACTGGAGACACAACGACACCAAGAATGTATATGATATTATCCAGGGAGAAGTTTCTGTAAAGGAACAAGATCCAGCATACAAGAACAGAGCTGAAGTTTTACCTAAAGAGCTCAAGAAAGGCCAGATCTTTCTCAAAATCACCAATCTTCAGCTCTCCGATAGAGGAACGTTCCTCTGTTTTGTTCCAGATTTGAGACTTTATCACAGTACACAACTGGTGGTCAAAGGTGTGTTGTAATGTAATACTGCTGATTTTATACATTTGCTGTTTCAATGTGAATGCAATCTAAACAGAGTTGGTTTAAATAGTCAAACATgttgtaaaatatgtttttgcatGATAGACAGCACACATATTTTGCTCTCAACAGAATAACTAGTAGTTTTCCAAGTGTTTAATTGtactcttcttctttttttttttgccttcacAGAACGACCAGTAAAAGAATACAGATCAGAAAAATTGCATGTAAAAAGTCAAGGTACAGGAACAAGCCTGGGAAGGACTCTGCACCTCCTACTTTTATATGGATTCATTCTGCACTTTATTTGATTCTGTCCATTCTattgtaaattaaaaacaaagcaaaccAGGCCATTGTTCCCCATTTTTGTCATCTTTGTTAATAGATGATGTGCTGCACTACTAATCTTTTTATACTACACAATgcaaataaattatgcagttttGAATGcaacataaaacataatttaaagctGTAATGGAATTAAAGATTTGTGTTGATTAATTTGAGGTTctgttttcattcattaattcaagGGTGATGGTAGATGGCCAGTGATGCCTTCAGAGTAAGAAATATGGCTAAGACACATGAAAAGCACACAGGTTTGCGGCCAGTACAAATTGTATTGTAAGAAAATAATTAGTTTCATTTCTCCATTAAATGCGAAAAACATCACTGAAGACTCAAAAACAGCCATACTAGTAGGCACATGACAGTCCACATGACACAAGACAATCGTAGACATCCAGCCGGCATTCGCTCCATACTTTTCAATCATGACAACATTCAACAGCGGACGTAACGCTTGACTTTAGTATTAAAAACAATGGCTTGGCCACTAACTGTATTTAGTCCTACACAAAGCTATTCTGAATAGACATCCACACAGATCCAAAGTGTCATATCGCTCAtcgaaatgaaaaaaaaaaaaaaagaagagttcTGAGTTATTCTGGAAAATTGCATTCGGTTATGGCATTCTGGTCCAAGAGGAAAGTGGCTAGTGCTGTATCCTTCCTCCTCTAATCAAAACTTGTGCATTGAGTGTTTGTGCAGAAGGAGGATCTACAGCTTAAAAGTCTTTTAAGATGATCCAAACATCAAGGAGATATTCCTCATGGTTTAATGAATTTTTCCTGTTCATTAAGGACACAAAAAGGTGCAGGACTGTTTTTTTCTTGAtgctaaaaaagtaaaaaataaaaaaaaagcaacaaacaTTGACATGTCAACATCTGTATGCAGCACAAATCTgagtcttaaaaaaaaagtctcatttAAAATCCAATATATTATTAGTATGGAAAAGTGCTAGGGTGAGACAATTCTCTTTATCAGTCACTATGACCATGGCAAGCAGTCACCGCCAATGACGACAACCAATCTAAATGTTCTAGGCTTTGCAACTCAAACTGTGTCATTTACGAAAGCAATGTCCGGGTCTGAGAAACGTCGGGAGGAGGCCTGGAGCTCCTGTGTGCTGGAAGTGTCTGAGGCCGCGGTTGAGGACTGGAAGAGGAGCTCTGTTCCTGCTGCGATGTACAGGGACTGGATGCTGTCTTTGCGGCGGCCGGGTTGCTCACGCCGCTGGATGAGGGTGAGCGACTGGGCTTTTCGGGGAGGGAGGGACTGTACAGCCGGGTGGCACAGGACTCCTGGGGGAAGTTTGACCGTTCCGGGGATGATAGGGTAGCGACGCTGGAGCTGAAGCCTGGGAGAAGACAGTGAAGGAAGAGAGGGGCCGTCAGCCCGTGTGCTACCTCCCTGGGCCAGGATGACAGACTTAGGAAGGCAAGCTGGTTTGGATAATCTTGGCACTACCATTGGTTGTCCTACAATAGGGAGACAGAACCAATCAAGCCCCAAAGCAGGAGAAACCCCAATGCAGAACCCAAGACATGCCACCAAACAGTCATTAAAGGAAGACAACATGCAGTGTCTTATCCCGTCACCGCAACCATGCACATAACACCGAAACACTTGGGTTAGAGGAGATCACAACCTGCTACAAAGTGGACGGCACCGCCACCCTCTTTAAATGCGCCAGGAACATCCCATCCAGACCTGCGCTACACACAACAGGGACAGGACCCACACATGGGTGACTACTGCAGAGGAAAGAAAAGGAGATTGGTCCGAAACGGAGGGAGTCTGTACCTTAATACTGACCTTCCGTATCCGAACAGACTGCTCGCTCGTCCAGCAGGCTCTCAGAGCTGACTGATGCCTCCGAGTCAAAGTTCTCCTGGTCAGAACCGGGCTGATCTAGTTCAGGTAGCCTGCAGGCAAGGTCCTCTCTGGAAGACAAACACCATTCAAGAGTCATGCAATTTGTCTCGAATGATCCAAGTGGTCCTGTGATTACGTGTGATGAGATTTCCTTTACAACAACATACTTTTCTTGCTTGATGGACTTGATCCGTTCCACCAGGCTTCGCTCAGCTTCATTGTCTGGATCCAGGGCCTCGTTCTCAGGTACAACACAAAGGTCGGAAGCTGGCTTCTCCCGAACCTAG
The nucleotide sequence above comes from Chanodichthys erythropterus isolate Z2021 chromosome 10, ASM2448905v1, whole genome shotgun sequence. Encoded proteins:
- the zgc:194627 gene encoding HERV-H LTR-associating protein 2, giving the protein MYRRCCFIYLLVLLIDAASLHRFVEGDEGGSVVLPCSKSSIVLEEKHLTVHWRHNDTKNVYDIIQGEVSVKEQDPAYKNRAEVLPKELKKGQIFLKITNLQLSDRGTFLCFVPDLRLYHSTQLVVKERPVKEYRSEKLHVKSQGTGTSLGRTLHLLLLYGFILHFI